One genomic region from Cucumis melo cultivar AY chromosome 9, USDA_Cmelo_AY_1.0, whole genome shotgun sequence encodes:
- the LOC127151018 gene encoding uncharacterized protein LOC127151018, with translation MLSTFKEFWDDYHRHIKKYSGPKEARVNPPHLLVRCDEDWHVLCDHYMSRAFQQHSRMNKAARQPSNHSSRSKSFLQRQHELAEQREESIDRVELFRKTHVRDETFVSHAAEDVHIKLQSRPILGGSQPLSGDEICETLLGR, from the exons atgctcagcacctttaaagagttttggGACGACTATCACAGGCACATCAAAAAGTATAGCGGTCCCAAGGAGGCTCGTGTCAACCCACCACACTTATTGGTGAGAtgtgatgaggattggcacgtcctctgtgaccactacatgagtcgtgcattccag CAGCATTCACGAatgaacaaggctgctagacagccTTCCAATCATAGCAGCAGatcaaagtcgtttctacaacgacagcacgAGCTCGCTGAGCAAAGAGAGGAGTCGATCGACCGTGTGGAGTTATTCCGAAAAACACACGTTCGAGACGAGACATTCGTCTCCCATGCTGCAGAGGATGTGCATATAA AACTCCAGTCCCGACCTATCCTAgggggtagtcagccactctctggggatgagatatgcgagacACTGTTGGGTAGATGA